In the Rhizobium sp. CB3090 genome, one interval contains:
- the ligA gene encoding NAD-dependent DNA ligase LigA produces the protein MSSEQKPVEDLTEEEAAAALAYLAAEIARNDALYHGQDAPQISDADYDALKRRNDAIEARFPALIRADSPSRRVGAAPSETFAPVVHARPMLSLDNTFSQEDVQDFVAGVYRFLGRLPDQSIAFTAEPKIDGLSMSIRYENGRMVNAATRGDGTTGENVTANIRTIKEIPQTLPAGAPAIVEVRGEVYMAKSDFLALNAQMEAEGKQTYVNPRNTAAGSLRQLDPKITASRKLRFFAYAWGEISDMPADTQFGMVQTFGKWGFPVNPLMERLNSVADILAHYDEIGLQRPDLDYDIDGVVYKVDSLELQARLGFRSRSPRWATAHKFPAEQAFTRLMGIDIQVGRTGALTPVARLEPITVGGVVVTNATLHNADYIKGIGNKGEPIREGRDIRVGDMVIVQRAGDVIPQIVDVVLEKREASSVPYEFPKVCPVCGSHAVRDINEKTGKVDAVTRCTGGFICRAQATEHLKHFVSRNAFDIEGLGSKQIDFFFENEDPALQVRTAPDIFTLEKRQQSSLTKLENIEGFGKVSVSKLYAAIDERRDIALHRFIFALGIRHVGETTAKLLARSYGTYEAFEAAMNEATPLSGDAWNDLNNIEGIGEVVARAIVEFYKEPRNIGVISKLLQEVRPQEAERPTTSGSPVVGKTVVFTGSLEKFTRDEAKAKAESLGAKVSGSVSKKTDIVVAGPGAGSKLDKAREFDVQVMTEDEWLALIGG, from the coding sequence ATGAGCAGCGAACAGAAGCCTGTCGAAGATTTGACCGAAGAAGAGGCGGCCGCGGCGCTTGCCTATCTGGCCGCCGAGATTGCGCGCAATGACGCGCTCTACCATGGGCAGGACGCGCCTCAGATTTCAGATGCGGACTATGACGCCCTGAAGCGGCGCAACGATGCCATCGAGGCACGTTTCCCAGCGTTGATTCGCGCCGACAGCCCATCGCGGCGGGTGGGGGCTGCGCCATCGGAAACCTTCGCGCCTGTCGTGCATGCAAGGCCGATGCTCTCGCTGGACAACACTTTTTCGCAGGAAGACGTGCAGGATTTCGTCGCCGGTGTTTATCGCTTCCTTGGCCGGCTGCCCGATCAATCGATCGCCTTTACAGCCGAGCCGAAGATCGACGGGCTTTCCATGTCGATCCGCTATGAAAACGGGCGGATGGTGAATGCGGCGACGCGCGGGGATGGCACGACCGGGGAAAACGTCACAGCCAATATCCGCACGATCAAGGAAATTCCGCAGACCTTGCCCGCCGGTGCGCCTGCTATCGTGGAAGTGCGCGGCGAGGTTTATATGGCCAAGAGCGATTTCCTGGCGCTGAACGCGCAGATGGAAGCGGAGGGGAAGCAGACCTATGTCAATCCGCGCAACACGGCGGCCGGCTCGCTGCGCCAGCTCGATCCGAAAATCACGGCGAGCCGCAAACTGAGATTCTTCGCCTATGCCTGGGGAGAGATATCAGACATGCCGGCCGATACGCAGTTCGGCATGGTGCAGACGTTCGGGAAATGGGGTTTTCCGGTCAATCCGCTGATGGAGCGGCTGAATTCGGTCGCCGACATTCTCGCGCATTATGACGAGATCGGCCTTCAGCGTCCGGACCTCGATTATGATATCGACGGTGTCGTCTATAAGGTCGACAGCCTGGAACTGCAGGCTCGCCTTGGTTTCCGGTCGCGTTCGCCGCGCTGGGCGACAGCGCATAAATTCCCGGCTGAGCAGGCCTTCACCCGATTAATGGGCATCGATATACAGGTGGGGCGTACGGGCGCACTGACACCGGTTGCGCGGCTGGAGCCGATCACAGTCGGCGGCGTCGTGGTGACCAATGCGACGCTGCACAATGCCGATTATATCAAGGGCATCGGCAACAAGGGCGAGCCGATCCGTGAGGGCCGCGACATCCGGGTCGGCGACATGGTGATCGTGCAGCGCGCCGGCGATGTCATCCCGCAGATCGTCGATGTCGTGCTGGAGAAGCGGGAAGCGTCGAGCGTTCCTTACGAATTTCCCAAGGTATGCCCAGTCTGCGGCAGCCATGCGGTGCGCGACATCAATGAGAAGACCGGCAAGGTCGATGCGGTGACACGCTGCACCGGGGGCTTCATCTGCCGGGCGCAGGCCACGGAGCATCTCAAGCATTTCGTGTCGCGCAATGCCTTCGACATCGAAGGCCTGGGCTCGAAGCAGATCGATTTCTTTTTCGAGAATGAAGATCCGGCGCTGCAGGTGCGCACCGCGCCTGATATTTTCACTTTGGAGAAGCGCCAGCAGTCTTCTCTTACCAAGCTGGAGAATATCGAGGGCTTCGGTAAGGTCAGCGTTTCCAAGCTCTATGCCGCGATCGACGAGCGCCGCGATATCGCTCTGCACCGCTTCATCTTTGCGCTCGGCATCCGCCACGTCGGCGAGACGACGGCGAAGCTCCTGGCGCGCTCCTACGGTACGTACGAAGCCTTCGAGGCGGCGATGAATGAGGCGACGCCGCTTTCGGGAGACGCATGGAACGATCTCAACAATATCGAGGGCATCGGCGAGGTGGTGGCTCGCGCCATCGTCGAATTTTACAAGGAACCGCGCAACATCGGCGTGATCTCGAAGCTGCTCCAAGAGGTGCGGCCGCAAGAGGCGGAACGGCCGACCACATCGGGCAGTCCGGTTGTCGGAAAGACCGTGGTTTTCACCGGCTCTCTCGAGAAGTTCACTCGCGACGAAGCCAAGGCCAAGGCCGAAAGCCTCGGCGCCAAGGTTTCCGGCTCGGTTTCGAAAAAGACCGACATTGTCGTCGCCGGACCCGGCGCGGGCTCGAAGCTGGACAAGGCGCGGGAATTCGATGTGCAGGTCATGACCGAGGATGAGTGGCTGGCGTTGATCGGCGGGTAA
- a CDS encoding methyltransferase domain-containing protein, translating to MAEESIDGLSPRQLHAKAWAGEYELIDRQLSPLGLRAMKELHLAPASTVVDVGCGTGQTILQLADWVGDEGWIYGVDISEELLTVANQCTSHLKCVQLINTDAQALELPSYSADAIFSRFGVMSFNDPIVAFSNFHRLLKPNGRIAFCCWRAFCDNELDRFPLLAAGFRSPLDETPFSFSDAEYVRNVLASAGFKDIEIAAYDEAVTSGDVDAMTRVLLSVGPLGKIARENPTVKSAAEPKLREGLVSLGDGTSVALVASVCIVSAVA from the coding sequence ATGGCTGAGGAAAGCATCGATGGTTTGAGTCCACGGCAATTACATGCCAAAGCCTGGGCTGGCGAATACGAACTGATCGATCGGCAGCTCTCCCCGCTCGGTTTAAGAGCCATGAAAGAGTTGCATTTAGCGCCTGCCAGTACCGTCGTCGATGTTGGCTGCGGGACAGGGCAGACGATCTTACAGTTGGCGGACTGGGTCGGTGACGAAGGATGGATCTACGGCGTTGATATTTCGGAAGAGCTTCTGACTGTCGCCAATCAATGCACGAGCCATCTCAAGTGTGTCCAGCTTATCAACACTGATGCCCAAGCTTTAGAGCTTCCCTCCTATAGTGCTGATGCGATTTTCTCTCGTTTCGGCGTGATGTCATTTAATGATCCAATCGTTGCCTTCTCGAATTTTCATCGCTTATTGAAACCCAATGGGAGGATTGCATTCTGCTGTTGGCGCGCTTTCTGCGATAACGAATTAGATAGGTTCCCATTACTTGCAGCGGGATTTCGATCGCCATTGGATGAAACGCCGTTCAGTTTTTCTGATGCTGAGTACGTCCGCAACGTCCTTGCTTCTGCCGGATTCAAGGATATCGAGATCGCAGCCTACGACGAAGCGGTAACAAGCGGTGACGTGGATGCAATGACGCGCGTCCTCCTCAGCGTTGGTCCGCTGGGAAAGATCGCCCGCGAAAACCCCACTGTAAAGTCGGCAGCCGAGCCCAAGTTACGAGAAGGACTCGTTAGCCTTGGCGATGGGACGAGCGTAGCGCTGGTCGCCTCGGTATGTATAGTTTCAGCGGTGGCCTAA
- the recN gene encoding DNA repair protein RecN yields the protein MLVQLSIRDIVLIERLDLAFETGLSVLTGETGAGKSILLDSLSLALGGRGDGDLVRHGEDRGQVTAVFDVGMQHAVRKLLRENGIDDDGDLIFRRIQSADGRTKAFVNDQPLSVQLMRQAGQLLVEIHGQHDDRALVDTDAHRMLLDAFAGIAEETQAVGRLYKVWRDTERTLKKQREQVEKAAREADYLRASVEELEKLSPQDGEEDELADRRSRMMKAERIAGDISEASEFLNGNASPVPHIASLVRRLERKSHEAPGLLEDTVALLDAALDQLSNAQMEVEAALRKTEYDPRELERVEERLFALRAASRKYSVPVTGLPALAEKMIAELADLDAGEERLTRLDAELAVAKADYDAAARSLSGKRHHAGESLAAAVMAELPALKLERARFMVEITTNADEATAEGIDVIEFHVQTNPGTRPGPIMKVASGGELSRFLLALKVALADRGSAPTLVFDEIDTGVGGAVADAIGQRLKRLSERVQVLSVTHAPQVAARAATHLLISKGPVSDGSEKISTRVATMAHKDRTEEIARMLAGASVTEEARAAAKRLLAGNG from the coding sequence ATGCTGGTCCAGCTTTCGATCCGCGATATCGTTCTGATCGAGCGGCTGGATCTTGCCTTCGAGACCGGGCTTTCGGTGCTAACCGGCGAGACGGGCGCGGGCAAATCCATTCTGCTTGACAGTCTCTCGCTGGCCCTTGGCGGGCGCGGCGACGGCGATCTCGTGCGTCATGGAGAGGATCGCGGTCAGGTGACGGCGGTCTTCGACGTCGGTATGCAGCATGCCGTCCGCAAGCTTCTACGCGAAAATGGCATCGACGACGACGGGGACCTGATTTTCCGCCGCATCCAGTCCGCTGACGGCCGCACCAAGGCTTTCGTCAACGATCAACCGCTCAGCGTTCAGTTGATGCGCCAGGCGGGGCAGCTTCTTGTCGAAATTCATGGACAGCATGATGACCGCGCCCTGGTCGATACCGATGCGCACCGCATGCTGCTCGACGCCTTCGCGGGCATTGCCGAGGAAACCCAGGCTGTCGGGCGGCTCTACAAGGTCTGGCGCGATACCGAGCGGACGCTGAAGAAGCAGCGGGAGCAGGTGGAGAAGGCTGCGCGCGAAGCCGATTATCTCCGAGCTTCGGTCGAGGAGCTGGAGAAGCTGTCGCCGCAGGATGGTGAAGAGGACGAGCTGGCCGACCGCCGTTCCCGAATGATGAAAGCGGAGCGTATTGCCGGCGACATCTCCGAAGCGTCCGAGTTCCTAAACGGCAATGCCTCACCTGTGCCGCACATCGCCTCGCTGGTGCGGCGGTTAGAGCGCAAGAGCCATGAGGCCCCGGGTTTGTTGGAAGACACCGTAGCGCTGCTCGACGCAGCGCTGGACCAACTGTCCAATGCCCAGATGGAAGTGGAGGCGGCGCTCCGCAAGACCGAATATGATCCGCGGGAGTTGGAGCGCGTCGAGGAGCGACTGTTTGCGCTGCGCGCTGCCTCGCGCAAATATTCCGTGCCCGTGACCGGCCTGCCGGCGCTGGCCGAGAAGATGATCGCCGAGCTCGCCGATCTGGATGCCGGCGAGGAGAGACTGACACGGCTGGATGCCGAGCTGGCCGTAGCCAAGGCGGATTACGATGCTGCGGCGCGCAGCCTTTCCGGCAAGCGCCATCACGCCGGCGAGTCGCTTGCCGCTGCCGTCATGGCAGAGCTGCCGGCGCTCAAACTGGAGCGGGCGCGTTTCATGGTGGAGATCACCACCAATGCCGACGAGGCTACGGCCGAAGGTATCGATGTTATCGAATTCCATGTGCAGACCAATCCCGGGACGCGGCCGGGACCGATCATGAAGGTCGCCTCCGGCGGCGAGCTTTCGCGTTTTCTGCTGGCGCTGAAAGTGGCGCTTGCCGATCGCGGTTCGGCACCGACCTTGGTCTTTGACGAAATCGACACCGGTGTCGGCGGCGCAGTGGCCGATGCCATCGGTCAGCGGCTGAAGCGCCTTTCCGAGCGCGTGCAGGTGCTCTCCGTCACCCATGCGCCCCAGGTCGCGGCGCGCGCGGCAACGCATCTGCTGATCTCGAAGGGCCCGGTCTCGGACGGTTCCGAGAAGATCTCCACCCGCGTTGCCACCATGGCCCACAAGGACCGCACCGAAGAAATCGCCCGCATGCTCGCCGGCGCTTCGGTCACCGAGGAGGCGAGGGCGGCAGCCAAGCGGCTGTTAGCGGGCAATGGCTGA
- a CDS encoding outer membrane protein assembly factor BamD, which yields MGFAGSESMKITTRALLVSLLLAGTGAVVTGCNTDKDIDITKLAVETDPPETLYNQGLANIKAGNMTEAGKKFDAINQQQPFSEWARKALVMSTFVKYRTGQYDEAVQTGNSYLKQYPGSEDADYVQYLVGSSYAKQIVDVTQDQRAAQQTIEAMTKLVSTYPNSQYVSDAQAKIRFARDQLAGKEMQVGRYYLERKDYLAAIARFRIVVEKYPTTNQIEEALARLVEAYYAMGIVEEAQTAAAVLGHNYPDSRWYADSYKLLKTSGVEPRENEGSWISRAGKKLLLGT from the coding sequence ATGGGTTTTGCAGGGTCTGAAAGCATGAAGATTACAACACGGGCTTTGCTCGTATCGCTTCTCCTGGCCGGTACCGGTGCGGTGGTAACGGGTTGTAATACGGACAAGGATATCGACATCACCAAGCTCGCTGTCGAGACGGATCCGCCGGAAACCCTCTACAATCAGGGCCTGGCCAATATCAAGGCCGGCAATATGACGGAAGCCGGCAAGAAGTTCGATGCCATCAACCAGCAGCAGCCCTTCTCCGAATGGGCGCGCAAGGCGCTGGTGATGAGCACCTTCGTCAAATATCGCACCGGCCAATATGACGAGGCCGTCCAGACGGGCAACAGTTACCTCAAGCAGTATCCAGGCTCTGAAGATGCTGATTACGTTCAGTATCTCGTCGGTTCGTCCTATGCCAAGCAGATCGTCGATGTGACGCAGGATCAGCGCGCCGCGCAGCAGACGATCGAGGCGATGACCAAGCTCGTTAGCACCTATCCGAACTCGCAATATGTCAGCGATGCGCAGGCCAAGATTCGTTTTGCCCGCGACCAGCTCGCCGGCAAGGAAATGCAGGTCGGCCGCTACTATCTCGAGCGCAAGGATTACCTTGCTGCCATCGCTCGCTTCCGTATCGTCGTCGAGAAATATCCGACGACCAACCAGATCGAAGAGGCGTTGGCACGCTTGGTCGAAGCCTATTACGCCATGGGCATTGTTGAAGAAGCGCAGACGGCAGCCGCCGTTCTCGGCCATAACTATCCGGACAGCCGCTGGTACGCAGATTCCTATAAGCTTCTGAAGACCAGTGGTGTCGAGCCGCGTGAAAACGAAGGCTCCTGGATTTCGAGAGCGGGCAAGAAACTTCTTCTTGGGACGTGA
- the lpxC gene encoding UDP-3-O-acyl-N-acetylglucosamine deacetylase: MAIGLLGFQTTIASPVTLSGIGVHSGANVSITLYPAEADTGVLFQRMHDNGDVTELRAVSSQVGNTDLCTVLGFSPARSLATVEHVMAAIYAIGLDNVIVEASGAEMPIMDGSAYPFVEAIEQVGIVSLGVKRRYIRVTKPVRIEAGGSWCEFRPYDGTRFEVEIDFECPLIGRQRWEGDLTAKTFKAELSRARTFGFMRDVERLWASGHALGSSLENSVVISDDNTVINVEGLRYAKDEFVRHKALDAVGDLALAGAQFIGCYRSYRGGHRMNANALKALLSDPSAYDVVETSAPRQRAHSREFVSVNAPEFAPWSA, encoded by the coding sequence ATGGCAATCGGATTGCTGGGTTTTCAGACCACCATTGCAAGCCCTGTGACACTTTCAGGTATCGGCGTTCATTCCGGCGCCAATGTGTCGATTACGCTTTATCCAGCCGAGGCCGATACCGGTGTCCTCTTCCAGCGTATGCATGACAATGGCGACGTGACGGAGCTTCGCGCCGTTTCTTCGCAGGTCGGCAACACCGATCTTTGCACTGTTCTCGGCTTTTCGCCGGCGCGTTCCCTCGCGACGGTTGAGCATGTCATGGCGGCGATTTACGCGATCGGCCTGGACAATGTCATTGTCGAAGCCTCCGGTGCGGAAATGCCGATCATGGACGGCAGCGCCTATCCGTTCGTCGAAGCAATCGAGCAGGTCGGTATCGTTTCGCTCGGCGTCAAGCGCCGCTATATTCGCGTCACCAAACCGGTACGAATCGAGGCCGGCGGTTCCTGGTGCGAGTTCCGCCCTTATGACGGCACGCGCTTCGAAGTCGAGATCGACTTCGAATGCCCGCTGATCGGCCGGCAGAGGTGGGAAGGCGATCTGACCGCCAAGACCTTCAAGGCCGAACTGTCGCGCGCGCGCACCTTCGGCTTCATGCGTGATGTCGAGCGTCTATGGGCTTCGGGTCATGCACTCGGCTCTTCTCTGGAAAATTCCGTTGTCATCTCCGACGACAACACGGTGATCAACGTCGAAGGCCTGCGTTATGCCAAGGACGAATTCGTCCGTCACAAGGCACTGGATGCCGTTGGCGATCTGGCGCTGGCCGGCGCGCAGTTCATCGGCTGCTACCGCTCCTATCGCGGCGGCCATCGCATGAATGCCAATGCGCTGAAGGCATTGCTCAGCGATCCCTCGGCTTACGATGTCGTGGAGACTTCCGCACCGCGTCAGCGAGCGCATAGCCGCGAATTCGTTTCCGTGAATGCTCCCGAATTCGCCCCCTGGTCTGCGTGA
- the ftsZ gene encoding cell division protein FtsZ, protein MTIKLHKPDITELKPRITVFGVGGGGGNAVNNMITAGLQGVDFVVANTDAQALTMTKAERIIQLGVNVTEGLGAGSQPEVGRAAAEECIDEIIDHLNGTHMCFVTAGMGGGTGTGAAPVVAQAARNKGILTVGVVTKPFHFEGGRRMRLAEMGIQELQKSVDTLIVIPNQNLFRIANDKTTFADAFSMADQVLYSGVACITDLMVKEGLINLDFADVRSVMREMGRAMMGTGEASGQGRAMQAAEAAIANPLLDETSMKGAQGLLISITGGRDLTLFEVDEAATRIREEVDPDANIILGATFDESLEGIIRVSVVATGIDRAMNEAADKTMEFRPVAKPAVRPSAAVAPAAAAAQPAHVAQAPKAVVDPIAQTIRMAEAEMERELEIQPVRQQQPVMQQQPVAQEESFRPQSRIFAAPEAQPVRQAPLQQQPAAVMHQQPVMQQPAPMQMQQPVRQEPIIRQAPEQVRMPKVEDFPPVVKAEMEHRAQPVAAQASEERGPMGLLKRITNSLGRREEDAAFNDMTASAPNAASQQRRPLSPEASLYAPRRGQLDDQGRQVPQARMASQEDDQLEIPAFLRRQSN, encoded by the coding sequence ATGACTATCAAGCTGCATAAGCCAGATATCACCGAGCTGAAGCCGCGGATCACCGTGTTCGGTGTCGGTGGTGGTGGCGGCAATGCCGTCAACAACATGATCACGGCAGGCTTGCAGGGCGTCGATTTCGTCGTCGCCAATACGGACGCACAGGCGCTGACGATGACGAAGGCGGAGCGGATCATCCAGCTCGGCGTCAATGTCACTGAAGGCCTCGGCGCAGGTTCGCAGCCGGAAGTCGGCCGCGCGGCTGCTGAAGAATGCATCGACGAGATCATCGATCACCTGAACGGTACCCACATGTGCTTCGTCACTGCCGGCATGGGCGGCGGCACGGGCACGGGTGCTGCGCCGGTCGTCGCACAGGCCGCCCGCAACAAGGGCATCCTGACCGTCGGCGTCGTCACCAAGCCGTTCCATTTCGAAGGTGGCCGCCGCATGCGGCTTGCCGAAATGGGCATCCAGGAACTGCAGAAGTCGGTCGACACGCTGATCGTCATTCCGAACCAGAACCTGTTCCGTATCGCCAACGACAAGACGACCTTCGCGGACGCGTTCTCGATGGCCGACCAGGTTCTCTATTCGGGCGTTGCCTGCATCACCGACCTGATGGTGAAGGAAGGTCTCATCAACCTCGACTTCGCCGACGTCCGTTCGGTCATGCGCGAAATGGGCCGCGCCATGATGGGCACGGGCGAGGCTTCCGGCCAGGGCCGCGCGATGCAGGCTGCTGAAGCCGCCATCGCCAACCCGCTGCTCGACGAAACCTCGATGAAGGGCGCGCAGGGCCTGCTGATCTCGATCACCGGCGGCCGTGACCTCACCCTGTTCGAAGTCGACGAAGCTGCGACCCGCATCCGCGAAGAAGTCGATCCGGATGCCAACATCATCCTCGGCGCCACCTTCGACGAATCGCTGGAAGGCATCATCCGCGTTTCCGTCGTCGCGACCGGCATCGATCGCGCGATGAACGAAGCTGCCGACAAGACCATGGAATTCCGTCCGGTCGCAAAGCCGGCTGTCCGTCCCTCCGCGGCCGTTGCTCCGGCAGCGGCCGCAGCTCAGCCTGCCCATGTCGCGCAGGCACCAAAGGCCGTTGTCGATCCGATCGCGCAGACCATCCGTATGGCGGAAGCCGAAATGGAGCGTGAATTGGAAATCCAGCCTGTCCGCCAGCAGCAGCCGGTCATGCAGCAGCAGCCGGTCGCTCAGGAGGAGAGCTTCCGTCCCCAGAGCCGCATCTTCGCAGCACCCGAGGCACAGCCGGTACGCCAGGCTCCGCTTCAGCAGCAGCCGGCCGCGGTCATGCATCAACAGCCTGTGATGCAGCAGCCGGCCCCCATGCAGATGCAGCAGCCGGTGCGCCAGGAGCCGATCATTCGTCAGGCTCCGGAGCAGGTCCGCATGCCGAAAGTCGAGGATTTCCCTCCGGTCGTTAAGGCCGAGATGGAACATCGTGCTCAGCCGGTTGCCGCTCAGGCTTCCGAAGAGCGCGGTCCGATGGGGCTGCTGAAGCGAATTACCAATTCGCTCGGTCGCCGCGAAGAGGATGCTGCTTTCAACGATATGACGGCTTCGGCTCCGAACGCTGCTTCGCAGCAGCGCCGCCCGCTGTCGCCGGAAGCAAGCCTCTACGCACCGCGTCGTGGCCAGCTCGACGATCAGGGCCGTCAGGTTCCGCAGGCGCGCATGGCAAGCCAGGAAGACGACCAGCTCGAAATCCCGGCTTTCCTGCGCCGGCAATCGAACTGA
- the ftsA gene encoding cell division protein FtsA, whose amino-acid sequence MSLFGSSHFGLPRLKPLSSKRSHIVSVLDIGSTKVVCMIGRLTPREESQVLPNRTHNIEIIGIGHQRSRGIKTGVIADLDALENVVRLSVDAAERMAGLTVDSLIVNVSAGRLGSDIYTATIDLGGQEVEANDLKKVLAAACQQSLRQERAVLHSLATGYSLDGERGIRDPLAMFGDALGVDMHVVTAERAALRNLELCINRAHLSVEGMVATPYASGLAALVDDEVELGCAAIDMGGGTTTISVFAEGKLVHTDAVSLGGHHVTTDLARGLSTRIEDAERLKVVHASALANSSEERELISIPPIGEDERDQPTQVPKALVSRIVKARIEETLELIRDRIQRSGFSPIVGKRVVLTGGASQLTGLPDVARRILARNVRIGRPMGVSGLPTAAKGPAFSTAVGLMIYPQVADMETHAAGSGLLSSLGGNNSRIGRVGQWLKESF is encoded by the coding sequence ATGAGCTTATTCGGTTCGTCCCATTTCGGTCTGCCACGCCTGAAGCCGCTGTCGTCAAAGCGGTCGCACATCGTATCCGTCCTAGACATCGGCTCGACGAAGGTCGTCTGCATGATCGGCCGGCTGACGCCGCGCGAGGAAAGCCAGGTTCTGCCGAACCGCACGCACAATATCGAGATCATCGGCATCGGCCATCAGCGTTCGCGCGGTATCAAGACCGGTGTGATCGCCGATCTCGATGCTCTGGAAAATGTCGTCCGTCTCTCCGTCGACGCCGCCGAGCGCATGGCCGGCCTGACCGTCGACAGCCTGATCGTCAATGTTTCCGCTGGTCGTCTCGGCAGCGATATCTACACTGCCACCATCGATCTGGGCGGCCAAGAGGTCGAAGCAAACGATCTGAAGAAGGTGCTTGCCGCCGCCTGCCAGCAGTCGCTCCGTCAGGAGCGTGCGGTGCTGCATTCGCTGGCAACCGGCTACTCGCTCGACGGCGAACGCGGCATCCGCGATCCCCTGGCGATGTTCGGCGATGCACTGGGTGTCGATATGCATGTGGTCACGGCGGAACGCGCGGCCCTTCGCAATCTCGAACTCTGCATCAACCGGGCGCATCTTTCGGTCGAGGGCATGGTGGCAACGCCCTATGCCAGCGGTCTCGCCGCTCTCGTCGACGACGAAGTCGAACTCGGTTGCGCCGCAATCGACATGGGTGGCGGCACGACGACGATCTCGGTCTTTGCCGAAGGCAAGCTGGTGCATACCGACGCCGTCAGCCTCGGCGGCCATCATGTCACCACCGACCTTGCACGCGGTCTTTCGACCCGCATCGAGGATGCCGAGCGGCTGAAGGTGGTTCATGCCTCGGCGCTCGCGAATTCCTCGGAAGAGCGCGAACTGATTTCCATCCCGCCGATCGGCGAGGATGAGCGCGATCAGCCGACGCAGGTGCCGAAGGCGCTGGTGTCGCGCATCGTCAAGGCACGCATCGAAGAGACGCTGGAGCTTATCCGGGATCGCATTCAGCGCTCCGGTTTCAGCCCGATCGTCGGTAAGCGTGTCGTGCTCACGGGCGGAGCCAGCCAGTTGACCGGCCTGCCGGATGTGGCGCGGCGCATTCTTGCCCGCAATGTCCGCATCGGCCGCCCGATGGGCGTATCCGGCTTGCCGACAGCGGCCAAGGGGCCCGCCTTTTCGACGGCGGTGGGGCTGATGATCTATCCGCAGGTTGCGGACATGGAGACACATGCGGCGGGCAGCGGTCTGCTCTCGTCGCTTGGGGGTAACAACAGCCGTATCGGCCGCGTTGGCCAATGGCTGAAGGAGAGTTTTTGA
- a CDS encoding cell division protein FtsQ/DivIB: MRRSRHRVPLAIDDVEDAFVLPRPLRRAVRFLVSLGSGRVNIPAHTGTVSALALFAATGLYGMSIGGHTQDVAQATTSAAGFAIEDVKVSGNDQTSEIEILQLLGLDGTTSLVALDADAARQKIASLPWVQNVEVRKVYPKTIEVKLTERKAYAIWQHGSELSLIQKDGSVIAPLRDNKFAKLPLFVGRDAETAAASIDEEFAKWPDVRSHVKAFVRVAGRRWDLYLDNGVIIKLPEDNIDGALARLTKLDKDENLLQRDIAAVDLRLDDRTAIELTPDAALRRQAALDARTKALKKAGQDT; the protein is encoded by the coding sequence ATGAGGCGGTCCCGCCACCGTGTTCCGCTCGCGATCGACGATGTCGAAGATGCGTTCGTACTGCCGCGTCCGCTGCGCCGCGCCGTGCGTTTTCTCGTGAGTCTCGGCTCCGGGCGTGTCAATATTCCGGCCCATACGGGTACGGTTTCCGCTCTCGCTCTTTTCGCTGCGACCGGCCTTTACGGCATGTCGATCGGCGGCCACACGCAGGATGTCGCCCAGGCGACGACATCGGCTGCCGGCTTCGCTATCGAAGACGTGAAGGTTTCCGGTAACGATCAGACTTCGGAAATCGAAATCCTGCAGCTTCTCGGTCTCGACGGCACCACTTCGCTGGTGGCGCTCGATGCTGATGCCGCTCGCCAGAAGATCGCAAGTCTGCCCTGGGTGCAGAACGTAGAAGTCCGCAAGGTCTATCCGAAGACGATCGAAGTGAAGCTCACGGAGCGCAAGGCTTATGCCATCTGGCAGCACGGCTCCGAACTCTCGCTGATCCAGAAGGACGGCAGCGTGATCGCGCCGCTTCGCGACAACAAGTTCGCCAAGCTGCCGCTCTTCGTTGGTCGTGATGCCGAAACGGCTGCGGCTTCCATCGATGAAGAATTTGCCAAGTGGCCTGATGTTCGCAGCCATGTGAAGGCATTCGTGCGCGTCGCCGGCCGCCGTTGGGATCTCTATCTCGACAATGGCGTGATCATCAAATTGCCGGAAGACAATATCGACGGCGCGCTCGCTCGTCTCACCAAGCTCGATAAGGATGAGAACCTTCTGCAGCGCGATATCGCTGCCGTCGACCTTCGCCTTGACGATCGTACCGCCATTGAATTGACCCCGGACGCAGCGCTTCGCCGCCAGGCGGCGTTGGATGCAAGAACAAAGGCTTTGAAGAAGGCAGGGCAGGATACATGA